The Branchiostoma lanceolatum isolate klBraLanc5 chromosome 10, klBraLanc5.hap2, whole genome shotgun sequence genome has a window encoding:
- the LOC136443492 gene encoding collagen triple helix repeat-containing protein 1-like, translating into MAPYTWLTVVAFAAALLAQTGRCQDDSTPQCCEGCVAGPQGSPGVPGSNGVPGSNGVPGGNGVPGRDGARGDRGEQGPPGEKGSPGTPIGVNVKQCVWNNLNEDADSGKIVECPFNKVSTTSALRLTWNGAIRVKSATPCCQRWYFTVNSELCATIDGVMYTNGANDINLHRVSTIDGLCYNLPAGPVTVALNVGKCADGAAGGDAYTGWNSHSRIIVEELDISN; encoded by the exons ATGGCTCCATACACATGGTTGACAGTTGTGGCGTTTGCCGCGGCGTTGTTAGCGCAGACAGGTCGCTGTCAGGACGACAGCACACCTCAG TGTTGCGAAGGTTGCGTTGCTGGGCCACAGGGGTCACCGGGTGTTCCTGGCAGCAATGGTGTTCCTGGTAGCAACGGTGTCCCTGGTGGCAATGGTGTTCCCGGCCGGGACGGCGCAAGGGGGGACCGGGGAGAACAGGGACCGCCCGGAGAGAAGGGGTCTCCTGGTACACCGATCGGGGTGAACGTGAAGCAGTGTGTCTGGAACAACCTGAATGAAGACGCGGACAGCGGGAAGATTGTG GAGTGTCCGTTCAACAAGGTGTCCACCACATCCGCCCTCCGTCTGACATGGAACGGCGCCATCAGAGTTAAGTCGGCCACCCCCTGCTGTCAGCGCTGGTACTTCACAGTGAACAGTGAACTGTGCGCCACCATTGACGGTGTCATGTACACTAATGGCGCCAACGACATAAACCTCCATCGTGTGTCCACAA TTGACGGCCTTTGTTACAACTTGCCGGCCGGCCCGGTAACAGTGGCCTTGAACGTCGGTAAATGCGCAGATGGTGCCGCCGGCGGAGACGCCTACACCGGGTGGAACTCCCACTCAAGAATCATCGTGGAGGAACTGGACATTTCAAACTAG